A region of Streptomyces sp. TG1A-60 DNA encodes the following proteins:
- a CDS encoding sodium-dependent transporter has protein sequence MANQPREQWATRTGFLLAAIGSAIGLGNIWRFPAVAYENGGGAFLLPYLIALLTAGIPLLIMEYTIGRRYRTSPPAALRQMARPAEVIGWWQVAISFVIATYYAVIIAWAVRYVGFSADRAWGDDPEGFLFGSFLKASDTPGFVSGYVSGVLWPLIAVWVVVLGILAFGIRRGIEKANKVFIPLLVIFFVALVVRAVTLSGAAEGLDAFFSPDWSELANGSVWVAAYGQIFFSLSIGFGIMVTYASYLRRRADLTGSALVAGFANSSFEILAGIGVFAALGFMAQAAGVPVGDVATAGLGLAFVAFPTVISEMWMGGLFGVVFFVSLVIAGLSSLISIVQVVVSAVQDRTGMRRVPAVLAVGGAVALASILLFPTNEGIYLLDASDHFINQYGIALAALVGVIAVAWLMRKLPELQRDADATSAVRLGHWWRICLGVITPVVLGWMMVDSLRAEFDENYEGYSTDFLLGAGWSVAIGALLVGVLLSLIPWKAAEGGLSDLGLETAEEQGAHRRHGRPDSGSGTSDGREDR, from the coding sequence ATGGCGAATCAGCCTCGCGAACAATGGGCCACACGAACAGGCTTCCTACTGGCGGCGATCGGTTCCGCCATCGGCCTGGGCAACATCTGGCGGTTCCCGGCCGTCGCCTACGAGAACGGCGGCGGCGCCTTCCTCCTGCCCTACCTCATCGCCCTGCTCACGGCCGGTATCCCGCTGCTCATCATGGAGTACACGATCGGGCGCAGATACCGGACCTCGCCCCCCGCCGCACTGCGGCAGATGGCCCGCCCGGCGGAGGTGATCGGCTGGTGGCAGGTGGCGATCTCCTTCGTGATCGCCACGTACTACGCGGTCATCATCGCCTGGGCGGTGCGCTACGTCGGCTTCTCCGCCGACCGGGCCTGGGGCGACGATCCGGAGGGCTTCCTCTTCGGCAGCTTCCTCAAGGCCTCCGACACGCCCGGCTTCGTCTCCGGATACGTCTCCGGGGTGCTCTGGCCGCTCATCGCCGTCTGGGTGGTGGTGCTGGGCATCCTGGCGTTCGGCATCCGGCGCGGCATCGAGAAGGCCAACAAGGTCTTCATCCCGCTGCTGGTGATCTTCTTCGTGGCTCTGGTGGTCCGGGCCGTCACCCTGAGCGGGGCCGCCGAGGGCCTGGACGCCTTCTTCTCGCCCGACTGGTCCGAACTAGCCAACGGCAGCGTCTGGGTGGCCGCCTACGGCCAGATCTTCTTCTCGCTGTCGATCGGCTTCGGCATCATGGTCACCTACGCGTCCTATCTGCGGCGCCGCGCCGACCTCACCGGCTCCGCCCTGGTCGCCGGATTCGCGAACAGCTCCTTCGAGATCCTCGCCGGCATCGGCGTGTTCGCCGCGCTGGGCTTCATGGCGCAGGCCGCGGGCGTGCCGGTCGGTGACGTGGCCACCGCGGGCCTCGGACTGGCCTTCGTGGCCTTCCCGACCGTCATCTCCGAGATGTGGATGGGAGGCCTGTTCGGTGTCGTCTTCTTCGTGTCGTTGGTGATCGCGGGTCTGTCCTCGCTGATCTCCATCGTGCAGGTGGTGGTCTCCGCCGTGCAGGACCGCACCGGTATGCGCCGCGTTCCCGCCGTCCTCGCTGTCGGCGGTGCCGTGGCGCTCGCCTCGATCCTGCTCTTCCCGACCAACGAGGGCATCTACCTCCTCGACGCCTCCGACCACTTCATCAACCAGTACGGCATCGCACTGGCCGCGCTGGTCGGCGTCATCGCGGTGGCCTGGCTGATGCGGAAGCTGCCCGAGCTGCAACGGGACGCCGACGCCACCTCCGCCGTGCGGCTCGGCCACTGGTGGCGGATCTGCCTCGGCGTCATCACCCCGGTGGTTCTGGGCTGGATGATGGTCGACAGTCTGCGCGCGGAGTTCGACGAGAACTACGAGGGCTACTCCACCGACTTCCTGCTGGGCGCCGGGTGGAGCGTGGCGATCGGCGCGCTGCTGGTCGGCGTGCTGCTCTCGCTGATCCCGTGGAAGGCGGCCGAGGGCGGACTGTCGGACCTGGGCCTGGAGACCGCCGAGGAACAAGGGGCGCACCGCAGGCACGGACGGCCCGACAGCGGCAGTGGCACGAGCGACGGAAGGGAGGACCGCTGA
- a CDS encoding WYL domain-containing protein: MRAARLIKMVLLLQSRTSMTAAELARELEVSERTVTRDAQALSEAGVPVYAGRGRAGGYRLVGGYRTRLTGLARSEAEALFLSGVPGALREMGLEGAASAARLKVSAALLPSLRDASSTAAQRFHLDAPNWFHEPRTPELLPAVADAVWDDRRITARYRRGESEVVRELEPYGLVLKAGAWYLCARVAGNGAFRVYRIDRFTAVEAGEEVFERDQEFSLPALWEQRAEQFARSILRVEVVVRLSAEGVRGLPYALDSPSAREALAGAGEPDGDGWVTVTLPVESEEVAHTQLTALGPEVEVLAPGTLRERFAEEAARLAELYRPR; the protein is encoded by the coding sequence ATGCGTGCCGCCCGGCTGATCAAGATGGTGCTGCTGCTCCAGTCCCGGACCTCGATGACCGCCGCCGAGCTGGCGCGGGAGCTGGAGGTGTCGGAGCGTACGGTCACGCGGGACGCGCAGGCGCTGTCCGAGGCGGGGGTGCCGGTGTACGCGGGCCGGGGGCGGGCCGGCGGCTACCGGCTGGTCGGCGGGTACCGGACCCGGCTGACGGGTCTCGCCCGCAGCGAGGCGGAGGCGCTGTTCCTGTCCGGAGTCCCGGGCGCGCTGCGCGAGATGGGCCTGGAGGGCGCCGCCTCGGCGGCCCGGCTGAAGGTGTCGGCCGCGCTGCTGCCCTCACTGCGGGACGCCTCGAGCACGGCCGCGCAGCGCTTCCACCTGGACGCGCCGAACTGGTTCCACGAGCCGAGGACGCCCGAGCTGCTGCCCGCGGTGGCGGACGCCGTGTGGGACGACCGGCGGATCACCGCGCGCTACCGGCGCGGGGAGAGCGAGGTCGTGCGGGAGCTGGAGCCGTACGGGCTCGTCCTGAAGGCGGGGGCCTGGTACCTGTGCGCGCGGGTGGCGGGGAACGGGGCCTTCCGGGTCTACCGGATCGACCGGTTCACGGCCGTGGAGGCGGGCGAGGAGGTCTTCGAACGCGACCAGGAGTTCTCCCTGCCCGCGTTGTGGGAGCAGCGGGCGGAGCAGTTCGCCCGGTCGATCCTGCGGGTCGAGGTCGTGGTGCGGCTGTCCGCGGAAGGGGTGCGCGGACTGCCGTACGCCCTGGACTCGCCGTCCGCGCGGGAGGCACTGGCCGGCGCGGGTGAACCGGACGGTGACGGGTGGGTGACGGTGACCCTGCCGGTGGAGTCCGAGGAGGTCGCGCACACCCAGCTGACGGCGCTGGGGCCGGAGGTCGAGGTGCTGGCGCCCGGCACCCTGCGGGAGCGGTTCGCCGAGGAGGCGGCACGGCTGGCGGAACTGTACCGGCCGCGGTGA
- a CDS encoding peptidoglycan recognition protein produces MALACLPGLAAVLALVLCAIGVDRTGQRPDRPAAARTALPYQAPRPPIVPRARWLEQDAPSQPPARYDDRVAAVFVHHTDSPNGYDCADAPRVIRSLYEGQTGAKDWDDIGYNFLVDRCGTIYEGRAGGVDRPVTGAHTQGFNHRTTGIAALGTFTAGVPVPKVMSDAIAALAAWKLGLSGTDPRGSVRLTSSNSLSRYAAGTTALLPTLAGHSDGYMTSCPGAALAERLPAVRELAARLQGRR; encoded by the coding sequence CTGGCGCTGGCCTGTCTGCCCGGTCTCGCGGCCGTGCTCGCGCTGGTGCTGTGCGCGATCGGTGTGGACCGTACGGGGCAGCGCCCGGACCGGCCGGCGGCGGCCAGGACCGCGCTCCCGTACCAGGCGCCCCGACCGCCCATCGTGCCGAGGGCCCGCTGGCTGGAGCAGGACGCGCCCAGCCAGCCGCCCGCCCGCTACGACGACCGGGTCGCCGCGGTGTTCGTCCACCACACCGACTCCCCGAACGGCTACGACTGCGCCGACGCGCCCCGCGTCATCCGCTCCCTGTACGAGGGCCAGACCGGCGCCAAGGACTGGGACGACATCGGCTACAACTTCCTCGTCGACCGCTGCGGCACCATCTACGAGGGCCGCGCGGGCGGCGTCGACCGCCCCGTCACCGGCGCCCACACCCAGGGCTTCAACCACCGCACCACGGGCATCGCCGCCCTCGGCACCTTCACCGCCGGTGTCCCCGTCCCGAAGGTCATGAGCGACGCGATCGCCGCCCTCGCCGCCTGGAAACTCGGCCTCTCCGGCACCGACCCCCGCGGCAGCGTCCGGCTCACCTCCAGCAACAGCCTCAGCCGCTACGCCGCCGGCACCACCGCCCTGCTGCCCACCCTCGCGGGCCACAGCGACGGCTACATGACCAGCTGCCCGGGAGCGGCCCTCGCGGAACGCCTGCCCGCCGTCAGGGAACTGGCGGCACGGCTCCAGGGCCGCCGGTGA
- a CDS encoding DUF4240 domain-containing protein, translating to MDETEFWDLVDTAREDAEGDPEEQADLLVERLLRLDPESVLDFARHFEARYNRAYTWELWGAAWVLLDGAGDDTFDFFRCWLIGQGREVFEGAVHDPDSLADLLDDFDEEIDGDGEELGYAADEAYEQLTGVVAPDLGIPPAPAEPEGTPVDFENESALAERCPKLWERFRA from the coding sequence ATGGACGAGACCGAGTTCTGGGACCTGGTGGACACCGCCCGCGAGGACGCCGAGGGCGACCCGGAGGAACAGGCCGACCTGCTCGTGGAGCGGCTCCTGCGGCTGGACCCCGAGTCGGTCCTGGACTTCGCCCGTCACTTCGAGGCCCGCTACAACCGCGCGTACACCTGGGAGTTGTGGGGTGCCGCCTGGGTGCTGCTCGACGGGGCCGGCGACGACACGTTCGACTTCTTCCGGTGCTGGCTGATCGGTCAGGGCCGGGAGGTCTTCGAGGGCGCGGTGCACGACCCCGACTCGCTCGCCGATCTGCTGGACGACTTCGACGAGGAGATCGACGGGGACGGCGAGGAGCTGGGCTACGCCGCGGACGAGGCGTACGAGCAGCTCACCGGCGTGGTCGCCCCCGACCTCGGCATCCCGCCCGCGCCCGCCGAACCCGAGGGCACCCCGGTCGACTTCGAGAACGAGTCCGCGCTCGCGGAACGCTGTCCGAAGCTCTGGGAGCGCTTCCGGGCCTAG
- a CDS encoding TIGR01777 family oxidoreductase has translation MTVESPIAPGSRIAIAGASGLIGSALARSLSDDGYEVLRLVRRAPRVRGEARWDPEARRVDTAGLAGCAAVVNVAGAGVASRRWTRAYRATIRRSRVLGTTTLAEAAASLDTPPSVFVNGSAIGFYGYTGDRVVDESAEPGTEFLSSVCVEWEGATEAARKAGIRTVFARTGLVVARGGGAWGPLFPLFKAGLGGRMGNGRQYWSFISLHDEVAALRHLLFTPALSGPFNLTAPEPLTNREITAAMGRVLRRPTLFAVPAPALRLVLGGVADDVLGSTRAVPTRLLESGFTFRYPEVDDAIRAAADRG, from the coding sequence ATGACGGTTGAATCGCCCATCGCGCCCGGTTCTCGTATCGCGATCGCCGGGGCGTCCGGTCTCATCGGTTCGGCGCTGGCCCGCTCCCTCTCCGACGACGGATACGAGGTGCTCCGGCTCGTGCGGCGGGCGCCCCGGGTGCGGGGCGAGGCGCGCTGGGATCCGGAGGCGCGGCGGGTCGACACGGCCGGGCTGGCGGGGTGCGCGGCCGTGGTGAACGTCGCCGGCGCGGGGGTCGCGTCCCGCCGCTGGACGCGGGCGTACAGGGCGACGATCCGGCGCAGCCGGGTGCTCGGCACCACCACCCTCGCGGAAGCCGCCGCCTCGCTCGACACGCCCCCGAGCGTGTTCGTCAACGGCAGCGCCATCGGGTTCTACGGCTATACGGGTGACCGGGTGGTGGACGAGTCGGCGGAGCCGGGGACGGAGTTCCTGTCGTCGGTGTGCGTGGAGTGGGAGGGGGCGACCGAGGCGGCGCGGAAGGCGGGGATCCGTACGGTGTTCGCCCGCACGGGGCTGGTGGTGGCCCGGGGCGGAGGCGCCTGGGGCCCGCTGTTCCCGCTCTTCAAGGCCGGGCTGGGCGGACGGATGGGGAACGGCCGCCAGTACTGGAGCTTCATCTCCCTCCACGACGAGGTCGCGGCCCTGCGCCACCTCCTCTTCACCCCGGCGCTGTCCGGTCCGTTCAACCTGACGGCGCCCGAGCCGCTGACCAACCGTGAGATCACGGCGGCCATGGGCCGCGTCCTGCGCCGCCCCACCCTGTTCGCCGTTCCCGCCCCCGCGCTCCGGCTCGTCCTCGGCGGCGTCGCCGACGATGTCCTCGGCTCCACCCGGGCCGTCCCGACGCGGCTGCTGGAGTCGGGCTTCACCTTCCGGTATCCGGAGGTCGACGACGCGATCCGGGCGGCGGCCGACCGAGGCTGA
- a CDS encoding GNAT family N-acetyltransferase encodes MPVPYIRAATADDEDALGRLDRLTWSTLHSVQERPTQPYEPFFNERYGPQDHLVAERGPRHPAFDPSRRPARGGGVVGYVRLGRPSPLACHTHVRQIQGLVVADEARGAGVARALLGAARDEARRRGARRLTLRVLGHNTPARKLYESEGFVVEGVLPEEFLLDGVYVDDVLMGRRL; translated from the coding sequence ATGCCGGTTCCGTACATACGCGCCGCGACTGCCGACGACGAGGACGCGCTCGGCCGACTCGACCGCCTCACCTGGTCCACGCTGCACTCCGTCCAGGAACGCCCCACCCAGCCGTACGAGCCCTTCTTCAACGAGCGTTACGGCCCCCAGGACCACCTCGTCGCCGAACGGGGCCCGCGACACCCGGCGTTCGACCCGTCGCGACGCCCGGCACGAGGCGGCGGGGTCGTCGGCTACGTCCGCCTCGGCCGGCCCTCCCCGCTCGCCTGCCACACCCACGTCCGCCAGATCCAGGGCCTCGTCGTCGCCGACGAGGCCCGCGGGGCCGGCGTCGCGCGAGCCCTGCTGGGGGCCGCGCGCGACGAGGCCCGGCGCCGCGGTGCCCGCCGCCTCACCCTGCGCGTCCTCGGCCACAACACCCCGGCCAGGAAGCTGTACGAGTCCGAGGGCTTCGTGGTGGAGGGGGTCCTGCCGGAGGAGTTTTTGCTGGACGGGGTCTACGTGGACGACGTGTTGATGGGCCGTCGGCTCTGA
- a CDS encoding methionine/alanine import family NSS transporter small subunit, producing MSAGAIIMMIIAILIVWGGLVLAIVRLRGHPDPQAEPDEAPVQDPGR from the coding sequence ATGTCCGCAGGCGCCATCATCATGATGATCATCGCGATTCTGATCGTGTGGGGCGGTCTGGTGCTGGCGATCGTGCGGCTGCGCGGGCACCCCGACCCGCAGGCGGAGCCCGACGAGGCACCGGTCCAGGACCCGGGACGGTAG
- a CDS encoding NAD(P)/FAD-dependent oxidoreductase, with product MLESVHQSAYPADTEDVDVIVVGAGVAGLAAAGHLTRAGLTATVLEAAPAVGGRMSTEKIDGFRLDRTSQLLSTSYPELRRTLGLAALPLRPFAPGVLLHADGRHHRAGATPALRSARGALTAARALASAPRIPRNQGRPQARSTGTRPGRLGAPADQSRLAMALARLAATAPERLLTRAEVPIAQAWETRGFPPRTIDGFVRPLLSALLADPGLQTSSRCADLALHTFATGRLCLPEGGADALPELLAAALPPGSVRTGVRATAVSTTSVTTADHGVLTCRAVVVATDARSAAELLPGLRVPGFHPVTVLHHATDEPPLSEPALLLDADRSGPVSHTAVVSQVDPSRAPAGRALITSTVLGTPPDAAHLDATVRAQLARLYRTSTTRWELLAAHHLPEAVPAMPAPHDLRRSVRLLAGLYVCGDHRDTSTVQGALHSARRAAHAVLTDLDARPTPLEEPLGTATAA from the coding sequence GTGCTTGAGTCGGTGCACCAGTCGGCGTACCCGGCGGACACGGAGGACGTGGACGTCATCGTCGTAGGAGCCGGCGTGGCCGGCCTCGCCGCGGCCGGACATCTGACCAGGGCGGGGCTGACGGCCACCGTTCTGGAGGCCGCACCCGCCGTCGGCGGCCGGATGTCCACGGAGAAGATCGACGGCTTCCGCCTCGACCGGACGAGCCAGCTGCTCTCCACGTCGTACCCGGAACTGCGCCGCACCCTGGGCCTGGCCGCCCTGCCCCTGCGCCCGTTCGCCCCCGGCGTCCTGCTGCACGCCGACGGCCGTCACCACCGGGCCGGCGCCACCCCTGCCCTCCGAAGCGCGAGGGGCGCACTCACCGCCGCGCGCGCCCTCGCAAGCGCCCCCAGGATCCCCCGGAACCAGGGCCGCCCCCAGGCGCGTTCCACGGGCACCCGTCCAGGCCGGCTCGGCGCCCCCGCCGACCAGTCCCGGCTGGCCATGGCGCTGGCCCGGCTCGCCGCGACCGCGCCCGAGCGGCTCCTCACCCGTGCGGAGGTGCCGATCGCCCAGGCCTGGGAGACACGGGGTTTCCCGCCCCGGACGATCGACGGCTTCGTCCGTCCCCTGCTGTCCGCGCTCCTCGCCGACCCGGGGCTGCAGACCTCCAGCCGCTGCGCCGACCTGGCCCTGCACACGTTCGCGACGGGCCGGCTGTGCCTCCCGGAGGGCGGCGCCGACGCGCTCCCCGAACTCCTCGCGGCGGCACTGCCGCCGGGCTCGGTCCGTACGGGGGTACGGGCGACAGCGGTCAGCACGACCTCGGTGACGACGGCGGACCACGGTGTACTCACCTGCCGTGCCGTGGTGGTGGCCACGGACGCCCGCTCGGCCGCCGAGCTGCTGCCGGGGCTGCGCGTGCCGGGGTTCCACCCGGTGACGGTGCTGCACCACGCCACGGACGAGCCGCCGCTGAGCGAGCCGGCGCTGCTCCTCGACGCCGACCGCAGCGGGCCCGTCTCGCACACGGCGGTCGTCAGCCAGGTCGATCCGAGCCGGGCACCGGCGGGCCGCGCCCTGATCACCTCCACGGTGCTCGGCACGCCCCCGGACGCCGCTCACCTCGACGCCACGGTCCGCGCCCAACTGGCCCGTCTCTACCGCACGTCCACGACCCGCTGGGAACTCCTCGCCGCGCACCATCTCCCCGAGGCCGTCCCCGCGATGCCCGCGCCCCACGACCTGCGGCGCTCCGTCCGCCTCCTGGCCGGCCTCTACGTCTGCGGCGACCACCGCGACACCAGCACCGTCCAGGGCGCCCTCCACTCCGCCCGCCGGGCCGCCCACGCCGTCCTCACCGACCTGGACGCCCGCCCGACGCCGTTGGAGGAGCCACTGGGAACGGCCACGGCCGCGTGA
- a CDS encoding MarP family serine protease, translating to MDVLDILLMLVILAYAASGYRRGLVAGCVSLAGFVGGAATGVWVLPWVMELVEPGTAAATITAVLTVLVPGVIGHELAGRLALRLRREIDRSPMRVADGIGGAAANSVAVLIVAWVVASVLGASSSTLVTNSIRNSALLGAVQNTMPDTTPAWFSNATSALAEAGFPQVFNPFENEATAEVAQPSGDSVTAAATGAAKRSTVKIEGVAGTQGREGSGFVYATEHVMTNAHVVAGIDDPSVRVGGVGRAYEARVVLFDPDKDVAVLYVPGLDAPLLRFDDSAKRGDAAVVAGYPEDGGLDLQAATVASRIDATGRNIYNTDSVTRDIYSIRSTVRPGNSGGPLLTTDGQVYGVVFARSTSDAETGYVLTVDEVASDAERAASSTAAVDTGDLVTS from the coding sequence GTGGACGTGCTCGACATCCTGCTGATGCTGGTGATCCTGGCCTATGCGGCGTCCGGGTACCGTCGCGGCCTGGTCGCGGGATGTGTGTCCCTGGCCGGTTTCGTGGGCGGCGCGGCGACGGGCGTGTGGGTGCTGCCGTGGGTGATGGAACTGGTGGAGCCGGGCACTGCGGCGGCGACGATCACGGCGGTGCTGACGGTGCTGGTCCCGGGGGTGATCGGGCACGAGCTGGCGGGCCGGCTGGCGCTGCGGCTGCGCCGGGAGATAGACCGCAGCCCGATGCGGGTGGCCGACGGCATAGGCGGGGCGGCGGCCAACTCGGTCGCCGTGCTCATCGTGGCCTGGGTGGTCGCGAGCGTCCTCGGGGCCTCCTCGTCCACGCTGGTGACCAACTCGATCCGTAACTCCGCGCTGCTCGGCGCCGTGCAGAACACCATGCCGGACACCACCCCGGCCTGGTTCTCCAACGCCACCTCCGCGCTCGCCGAGGCGGGCTTCCCGCAGGTCTTCAACCCGTTCGAGAACGAGGCGACGGCCGAGGTCGCCCAACCGTCCGGGGACAGCGTCACCGCGGCCGCGACCGGCGCCGCCAAGCGCAGCACGGTCAAGATCGAGGGCGTGGCGGGCACCCAGGGGCGCGAGGGCAGCGGGTTCGTGTACGCCACGGAGCATGTGATGACGAACGCCCATGTGGTGGCGGGCATCGACGACCCGAGCGTGCGGGTGGGCGGTGTGGGCAGGGCGTACGAGGCGCGGGTCGTGCTCTTCGACCCCGACAAGGACGTGGCGGTCCTCTACGTCCCGGGGCTCGACGCCCCGCTCCTGCGCTTCGACGACAGCGCCAAGCGCGGTGACGCGGCGGTCGTCGCGGGTTACCCGGAGGACGGCGGCCTCGACCTCCAGGCGGCCACGGTCGCCAGCCGTATCGACGCGACCGGCCGGAACATCTACAACACCGACTCGGTCACCCGTGACATCTACTCGATCCGTTCCACCGTCCGCCCCGGCAACTCCGGCGGTCCTCTCCTCACCACCGACGGCCAGGTCTACGGCGTCGTCTTCGCCCGCTCGACCTCGGACGCGGAGACGGGCTACGTCCTGACCGTGGACGAGGTCGCCTCCGACGCGGAGCGCGCGGCGAGTTCGACGGCGGCGGTGGACACCGGTGATCTCGTGACCTCCTGA
- the aceE gene encoding pyruvate dehydrogenase (acetyl-transferring), homodimeric type, translating to MTDPNAIQPSALDQLPDRDPEETAEWQASLDAVTKAAGPHRAAYLMRRTLERAEGNGIALPKLLETDYVNTIPTAAEPSVPGDEATERRITAWNRWNAAAMVTRGSKYGVGGHIATFASAAWLYETGFNHFFKGKEADGSGDQLYIQGHASPGIYARAFLDGRLNEHHLDNFRREAGGGGLPSYPHPRRLPWLWEFPTVSMGLGPLSAIYQARFNRYLTSRGIKDVSDSHVWAFLGDGEMDEPESTAALALAAREGLDNLTFVINCNLQRLDGPVRANFKIVQELEAQFRGAGWNVIKTLWGSAWDELFRLDTTGALVRRLREVPDAQVQTYQTRDAAYIRQDFFGADPALVEMAKLLSDDRILECFHLSRGGHEARKVHAAYRAAVEFKGAPTVILAQTVKGFTLGEGFASKNANHQMKKLTVDEFKKMRDLLELPIRDSDFVDGVVPYGHPGADSAEVRYLQERRAALGGPAPARRTHALAPLPAPAEKAFTSFDKGSGSQNVATTMAFVRLVKDLVRDKQSGRRWVPIVPDEARTFGMESLFPSLGIYSPKGQTYEPVDRDQLMYYKEAKDGQILNEGITEAGSMADFIAASTAYATHGEAMIPFYIFYSMFGWQRTADQMWQLGDQLGRGFLIGATAGRTTLTGEGLQHADGHSPVIAATNPAAMTYDPAFAYEVAAIVKDGLRRMYGEAAPGEDQNVFYYLTVYNEPLPQPAKPSVAGLDEGIVKGLYRFNTAESAGLTPAANAPRIQLLGSGTAIHWALKAQRLLAEEWGVAADVWSATSWSELRRDALEADEALLRGEERVPFVRRALQGAEGPVLAVSDYMRQVPDQIAQWVEQDWSSLGADGFGLSDTRDAARRHFGVDAESIVVAALAQLARRGEVKAAAVKEARERYGL from the coding sequence ATGACCGACCCCAACGCCATCCAGCCGAGCGCGCTCGACCAGCTCCCCGACCGTGATCCGGAGGAGACCGCCGAATGGCAGGCCTCGCTGGACGCCGTCACCAAGGCGGCCGGGCCGCACCGCGCGGCGTACCTGATGCGCCGCACCCTGGAGCGCGCGGAGGGCAACGGCATCGCGCTGCCCAAGCTCCTCGAAACGGACTACGTCAACACCATCCCCACCGCCGCCGAGCCGTCCGTGCCCGGCGACGAGGCGACGGAGCGCCGTATCACCGCCTGGAACCGCTGGAACGCCGCCGCGATGGTCACCCGCGGCAGCAAGTACGGCGTCGGCGGCCACATCGCCACCTTCGCCTCCGCCGCCTGGCTCTACGAGACGGGCTTCAACCACTTCTTCAAAGGCAAGGAAGCCGACGGCTCCGGCGACCAGCTCTACATCCAGGGCCACGCCTCCCCCGGCATCTACGCCCGCGCCTTCCTCGACGGCCGTCTGAACGAGCACCACCTCGACAACTTCCGTCGCGAGGCGGGCGGCGGCGGCCTTCCGTCGTACCCGCACCCGCGCCGCCTCCCCTGGCTCTGGGAGTTCCCGACCGTCTCCATGGGACTCGGTCCGCTCTCGGCGATCTATCAGGCCCGTTTCAACCGGTATCTCACCAGCCGCGGCATCAAGGACGTCTCCGACTCCCACGTCTGGGCGTTCCTCGGCGACGGCGAGATGGACGAGCCGGAGTCGACGGCGGCACTCGCCCTCGCCGCCCGCGAGGGTCTGGACAACCTCACCTTCGTCATCAACTGCAACCTGCAGCGCCTCGACGGCCCCGTCCGCGCCAACTTCAAGATCGTGCAGGAGCTGGAGGCGCAGTTCCGCGGCGCCGGCTGGAACGTCATCAAGACGCTCTGGGGCTCCGCCTGGGACGAGCTGTTCCGGCTCGACACCACCGGCGCGCTCGTCCGCCGACTGCGCGAGGTGCCCGACGCACAGGTCCAGACGTACCAGACCCGCGACGCCGCCTACATCCGCCAGGACTTCTTCGGCGCCGACCCCGCGCTCGTCGAGATGGCGAAGCTGCTGAGCGACGACAGGATCCTGGAGTGCTTCCACCTCTCCCGCGGTGGTCACGAGGCCCGCAAGGTCCACGCCGCGTACCGGGCCGCCGTCGAGTTCAAGGGAGCGCCGACCGTCATCCTGGCCCAGACCGTCAAGGGCTTCACCCTCGGCGAGGGCTTCGCCTCGAAGAACGCCAACCATCAGATGAAGAAGCTGACGGTGGACGAGTTCAAGAAGATGCGTGACCTGCTCGAACTGCCGATCAGGGACAGCGACTTCGTCGACGGCGTCGTGCCCTACGGCCACCCGGGCGCCGACTCCGCCGAGGTCCGCTACCTCCAGGAGCGCCGCGCCGCCCTCGGCGGCCCCGCCCCGGCCCGCCGTACGCACGCCCTCGCGCCCCTGCCGGCCCCCGCCGAGAAGGCGTTCACCTCGTTCGACAAGGGCTCCGGCTCGCAGAACGTCGCGACGACCATGGCCTTCGTACGCCTGGTCAAGGACCTGGTCCGCGACAAGCAGAGCGGCAGGCGCTGGGTGCCGATCGTGCCCGACGAGGCCCGCACCTTCGGCATGGAGTCGCTGTTCCCGTCCCTCGGGATCTACTCCCCCAAGGGCCAGACGTACGAGCCGGTCGACCGTGACCAGCTGATGTACTACAAGGAGGCCAAGGACGGCCAGATCCTCAACGAGGGGATCACCGAGGCCGGTTCGATGGCGGACTTCATCGCCGCGTCCACCGCGTACGCCACGCACGGCGAGGCGATGATCCCCTTCTACATCTTCTACTCGATGTTCGGCTGGCAGCGCACGGCCGACCAGATGTGGCAGCTCGGCGACCAGCTCGGCCGCGGCTTCCTGATCGGCGCCACCGCGGGCCGCACCACGCTGACCGGCGAGGGCCTCCAGCACGCCGACGGCCACTCCCCCGTGATCGCCGCGACCAACCCGGCCGCGATGACCTACGACCCCGCGTTCGCCTACGAGGTCGCCGCCATCGTCAAGGACGGTCTGCGCCGCATGTACGGCGAGGCGGCTCCGGGCGAGGACCAGAACGTCTTCTACTACCTGACCGTCTACAACGAGCCGCTGCCGCAGCCCGCCAAGCCGTCCGTCGCCGGCCTCGACGAGGGCATCGTCAAGGGCCTGTACCGCTTCAACACGGCGGAGTCGGCGGGCCTGACCCCGGCGGCGAACGCGCCGCGGATCCAGTTGCTCGGCTCCGGTACGGCGATCCACTGGGCGCTGAAGGCGCAGCGGCTGCTGGCCGAGGAGTGGGGGGTGGCGGCCGACGTGTGGTCGGCGACCTCGTGGAGCGAGCTGCGCCGGGACGCGCTGGAGGCCGACGAGGCGCTGCTGCGCGGCGAGGAGCGGGTGCCGTTCGTGCGCCGGGCGCTCCAGGGGGCCGAGGGCCCGGTGCTCGCGGTCTCCGACTACATGCGTCAGGTCCCGGACCAGATCGCCCAGTGGGTCGAGCAGGACTGGTCCTCGCTGGGTGCCGACGGCTTCGGTCTGTCGGACACCCGTGACGCGGCCCGCCGCCACTTCGGTGTCGACGCCGAGTCGATCGTCGTCGCGGCCCTGGCCCAGCTGGCCCGGCGCGGCGAGGTGAAGGCGGCGGCCGTGAAGGAGGCCCGCGAGCGGTACGGGCTGTGA